The DNA window TATAAAGAGGGAATTAAGCGTGGCTTTGAGACGAAGTTCTCAAATGGTCGAACCGAAGGGATTAATAATCGAATTAAAACTATCAAACGAGTTGCCTGTGGTTATCGTTACTTTACGGCATTTAAAACGCGGATTTATTTAATTATTGGCCACCAAATTCAAACTAACTAAAAAGAACCGCCACGAATGACGATTCTAACTAGACCAATTTAATTGGCGAAAATTCATATTTGCGTATCAAAACTACTTGACGTAGAGCCTGAATTTTTATTATCAAACAAAAAAGAACTACAGTAATCAAACTGTAGCTCTTTGATGGATTTGAGATCACAATGTCAATAATTAGTTATTGCCACCGTTTTTCTTAATAATATCTTCTTGAACAGACTTAGGAACAGCTGAGTAGTGATCGAAAGTCATAGTGAAGGTACCACGACCTTGTGTTGCTGAACGCAATGCAGTAGCGTATCCAAACATTTCAGAAAGTGGAACAAATGAGTGAATTAATTGAGCATTACCACGTTCTTCCATACCATCAATGGTACCACGACGAGCTGTTACTTGACCCATAACATCACCCATGTTGTCTTGTGGTACAACAATGTCAACTTTCATAATTGGTTCAAGGATAACAGGATCTGCTTTCTTAGCAGCATTCTTAAGTGCTAATGATGCAGCAACCTTAAAGGCAGCTTCACTAGAGTCGACTTCGTGGTAACTACCATCATAAAGCTTAGCATGCATGTCAACAAGTGGGTAACCTGCGAGAACACCATTTTGCATAGCTTCCTTTAATCCTTGTTCAACAGCAGGGATAAATTCACGAGGAACAACACCACCAACAATGGCATCTTCAAATTCGAATCCTTCCCCTTCTTTAAGTGGTGTAAATTCGATCCATACGTCACCATATTGACCTTTACCACCAGATTGACGAACGAACTTACCTTGAGCACTTGCTTGCTTAGTAAATGCTTCACGGTAAGAAACTTGTGGCTTACCAACAGTAACTTCAGCATGGAATTCCCGACGAAGACGTTCAACAATGATGTCTAAGTGTAATTCACCCATACCAGCGATTAATGTTTCACCAGTTTCAGGGTTAGTTTCAGCTTTGAAGGTTGGATCTTCTTCAGCAAGCTTTTGAAGTCCTTTGTCCATCTTGTCTTGGTCAGCCTTAGACTTAGGTTCAACAGAAACTTGAATAACTGGTTCTGGGAAGTCCATTGATTCAAGTTGAAGTGGATTATCAGGATCAGTTAAAGAATCACCAGTAGTAGTATTCTTTAAACCGATAGCGGCAGCGATATCACCAGAGAACACTTCTGGAATTTCTTGTTGTTGGTTAGAGTGCATTTGAAGTAAACGACCAACACGTTCACGCTTGCCCTTAGTGGCATTAAGAACGTATGAACCTGATTGAAGTGAACCAGTGTAGACACGTAAGAATGTTAAACGACCAACAAATGGGTCAGTAGCAATCTTAAATGCCAAGGCTGCGAAAGGCTTGTTGTCTCCAGCAGTTAATTCAACTTCATTTCCTTCAGCATCATGTGCAACGAAAGGCTTAACATCAAGTGGTGATGGCAAGTAATCGATAACAGCATCAAGCATCATTTGGATACCTTTATCCTTGTAAGCTGAACCAGCTAATACAGGGAAGATCTTTTCTTCCAAAGTACCTTTACGAATAGCTGCTTTGATTTCATCAACAGAAATTTCTTCACCTTCAAGGTACTTTTCCATTAAGTTATCGTCAATATCAGCTAATGTTTCAACCATTTCGTCATGACGCTTTTGAGCTTCTTCCTTCATATCATCAGGAATCTCAACAGTATCCCAGTTAGTACCGAGCTTATCTTCGTCATAAACATAGGCAACCATCTTAACAAGGTCAACTAAACCGATAAAGTCATCTTCAGCACCAATTGGCATTTGAATAGGAAGAGGAGTAACGTTCAAACGGTCTTTAATAGTTTGGACAGAATAATCAAAGTTAGCCCCAACCTTGTCCATCTTGTTAGCAAAAACAATCCGAGGAACATCAAAATCGTCAGCTTGACGCCAAACGGTTTCAGTTTGTGGTTCAACACCAGCTTGCGCATCAAGAACAGTTACGGCACCATCAAGAACCCGGAGTGAACGTTCAACTTCGACAGTGAAGTCCACGTGTCCTGGGGTATCAATAATATTGATACGGTGGTCATTCCAAACAGCAGTTGTAGCTGCAGAAGTAATAGTGATACCACGTTCCTTTTCTTCATCCATCCAGTCCATTTGTGAAGCACCATCATGGGTTTCACCAATCTTGTGGATCTTACCAGTATAGTAAAGAATCCGCTCAGTTGCAGTCGTCTTACCAGCATCGATGTGTGCCATGATACCGATGTTACGAGTTTTAGCAAGTGGGTATTCACGTTTATTAGCCATCTTAAAAGAGTATCTCCTTCCGAAATATGGTTATACTTATTTTACCATTATTTTCAAAAAGGGGTGACGTAATCGATGTTTAAACGTCACCCCTTCACTGAAACTAGTTAAATAACCAGAATCAAATGACAGTGATTATTACCAGCGGTAGTGTGCGAATGCACGGTTGGCTTCTGCCATACGGTGCGTATCTTCACGCTTTTTAACTGAAGCTCCAGTATTGTTTGAAGCATCGATGATTTCACGTGCAAGACGTTCAACCATTGTATGTTCACCGCGCAAACGTGCGTATTGAACAATCCAACGAAGACCTAATGTAGTACGACGGTCTGGACGAACTTCAATCGGAACTTGGTAGTTAGAACCACCAACACGACGAGCCTTAACTTCCAAGACAGGCATAACATTTTCCATTGCTTGTTGGAATACTTCAACTGGATCATTACCAGTTTCGTTCTTAATTTCATCAAAAGCAGCGTATAAAATCTTAGTAGCAGTTCCACGCTTACCATCAATCATTAAGTGATCAATTAAGCTAGTAACCAACTTTGAGTTGTACATTGGATCTGGTAAAATTTCACGCTTTTGTACATGTCCTTTACGTGGCATTACTTAACTCCTCCTTAAAATTACTTCTTATCCTTAGGCTTCTTAGCACCGTACTTAGAACGTGATTGCATACGGCCTTCAACACCAGCAGTATCTAGAGTACCACGGATGATGTGGTAACGAACCCCAGGTAAATCCTTAACACGACCACCACGAATTAAAACAACTGAGTGTTCTTGGAGGTTGTGTCCAATACCAGGAATGTAAGCAGTAACTTCGATTAAGTTTGAAAGACGTACACGGGCGTACTTCCGTAAAGCTGAGTTAGGCTTCTTAGGAGTCATAGTACCCACACGAGTAGCAACTCCACGCTTTTGTGGTGATGGAGTCTTAATTTCTTCTTTCTTGAAAGTGTTGTAAACATAACCAAGAGCTGGTGACTTTGACTTGCCCTTGTGGCTCTTACGGCCTTTACGTACCAATTGGTTAATGGTTGGCATTATTTTTTCCCCTTCCTTAATTTAAGTCCACACATCCAGGCGGTTCTTTTTTATGAATAAAAAAAGTCCTGTTTGTATTTATACAATTTTTGTGCCTTCGTTGACGCATCTGCCCAACGACAGACACTCCGTTGCTAAAAAAGCACCTTAAATAGACTATCATGCTCAGAAATGAATGTCAACGTATCATCATCGATTTCTTTTAAATCGTTAATTTAAAAGTGAATTTTATTAAAAATCACGTATTTATTTATTGGGAGGTTTTTTATGTTATTTTTATCATTTTTATTTGGTGCTTCTGTTGCTTCATTTATTACTTCTTGTTGCTATCGTCTTGGTAATAACCACTCTTTAACCATTCCTCAGCGATCATATTGTGATAATTGCCATTCTATTTTGCTATGGTGGCATCTTATCCCTATTTTTAGTTTTATCATCCTTCACGGTCAATGTTATTTTTGCGTCGTTTGTAAAATTAAGTTAGAAAAAGTAAAAAGCCATTTGTGATAGACTTTTGAATATTCCTAATCAAAAGAAAGGCAATCACAAATGACCTATAAACATCTTACCACACGTGAATTAACTCTCATAGCTGATTTTTGGTATCAAGGTACTAAAGCTTATCGGGCTGCTAAATTACTTCAGCGTAGTCAAGAAACCATCTATCGTGTTTATCGTTTCCTCAACGACGGTAAAACCATCGACCAATATCTTCAGACTTATCAGCGACATAAGCGTCGTTGTGGTCGGAAGCAGACCCAACTGCCAACTATCGAAGTTAACTATATCCATGCGCAAATCAAGGCAGGTTGGACTCCTGATACTATTATTGGTCGTCATGAACACCCAATTAGCTGCAGTATGCGCACCCTTTATCGCATGTTTGCCCGCAATCAGTATGGCTTTTCCGTTAAACAGCTACCGATGAAAGGAAAACGCCATCCCAATGGCTATGTGGAACATCGTGGTAAAGCTGGCCAATTAGGACGCAGTATCTATCAACGATATCGTGATTTTCCGCATTACCAACATGAATTTGGGCACTTTGAAGCTGATACAGTTCAAGGTAAAGCTCACCGCGGAGCGGTAATGACGCTAGTAGAGCGACAATCCAAAGTAATGATTGTCCTTAATATTCATCATAAAACAGACGAAGCAGTGAATTGCCAGCTTGATCAATGGCTCGCTAAACTGCCACGTCACTTTGTTAAATCAATTACTTTTGATAACGGGAAAGAATTTGCTGGATGGCGAGAAATAGCCAATAAGTATGATCTTCACACCTATTTTGCGGAAGTCGGTGCTCCCAATCAACGAGGGTTAAACGAAAATAATAACGGCCTCTTGCGTCGTGATGGTCTTAGTAAAAAGCTAGATTTTCGCGATTTACCAGACGAACTAGTCACTCAGCTAATGCATCGTCGCAACAATATCCCACGAAAATCTCTAAATTATCGTACACCATTAGAAGTATTCTTGAGTCATGTCACAGAAGAACAACTTTCACCTTTTTTCTAATTTAAATTGACATTTCAGGTTGTAAACAAAAAATTAGTTTATATTTGCCAGTAATTGAATTTTTATCTGGTATTGCTTTTACTACTTTCCTCATTTATGAACCTATTCATGACTTAATCATTCTTCTCTTCTTCACTAGCTTAATCTTTTTAACTTCTACTGATTTTTTTAGTCATGTAATCTATTCTTATTCACTATTGGGACTGTTTCCGATTGCCTTACTATCTATTCCACAAAATTATTTTTATAATTTGATTTTTGCCTGCATTCTAGTAGTCAGTTTACTATTGTTTGCTACTTTTACTAAGACACTAGGAATTGGTGATATTGAATTTTTGTTTGTAACATGTCTGATATGGGGATGGTATCAAACACTTTTAATTATCCAATGGAGCTCTTTAATTATGCTATTTATCTTTGTATTTACAAGAAAAAAGAAACTACCATTTATCCCGGCCCTATCCCTTGTTACTATTCTGTGTCTTTTTATACAAGGCTGTTAAAAAATAAGGCTCTACGTCAAGTAGTGTTGATACGCAAATATGAATTTTCGCCAATTAAATTGGTCTAGTTAGAATCGTCATTCGTGGCGGTTCTTTTTAGTTAGTTTGAATTTGGTGGCCAATAATTAAATAAATCCGCGTTTTAAATGCCGTAAAGTAACGATAACCACAGGCAACTCGTTTGATAGTTTTAATTCGATTATTAATCCCTTCGGTTCGACCATTTGAGAACTTCGTCTCAAAGCCACGCTTAATTTCCTCTTTATAGCGCGCTAAAACTTGACAACGGTGGATTGTATAATGGCTGACACTGTCTGGCC is part of the Limosilactobacillus reuteri genome and encodes:
- the fusA gene encoding elongation factor G, which translates into the protein MANKREYPLAKTRNIGIMAHIDAGKTTATERILYYTGKIHKIGETHDGASQMDWMDEEKERGITITSAATTAVWNDHRINIIDTPGHVDFTVEVERSLRVLDGAVTVLDAQAGVEPQTETVWRQADDFDVPRIVFANKMDKVGANFDYSVQTIKDRLNVTPLPIQMPIGAEDDFIGLVDLVKMVAYVYDEDKLGTNWDTVEIPDDMKEEAQKRHDEMVETLADIDDNLMEKYLEGEEISVDEIKAAIRKGTLEEKIFPVLAGSAYKDKGIQMMLDAVIDYLPSPLDVKPFVAHDAEGNEVELTAGDNKPFAALAFKIATDPFVGRLTFLRVYTGSLQSGSYVLNATKGKRERVGRLLQMHSNQQQEIPEVFSGDIAAAIGLKNTTTGDSLTDPDNPLQLESMDFPEPVIQVSVEPKSKADQDKMDKGLQKLAEEDPTFKAETNPETGETLIAGMGELHLDIIVERLRREFHAEVTVGKPQVSYREAFTKQASAQGKFVRQSGGKGQYGDVWIEFTPLKEGEGFEFEDAIVGGVVPREFIPAVEQGLKEAMQNGVLAGYPLVDMHAKLYDGSYHEVDSSEAAFKVAASLALKNAAKKADPVILEPIMKVDIVVPQDNMGDVMGQVTARRGTIDGMEERGNAQLIHSFVPLSEMFGYATALRSATQGRGTFTMTFDHYSAVPKSVQEDIIKKNGGNN
- the rpsG gene encoding 30S ribosomal protein S7, encoding MPRKGHVQKREILPDPMYNSKLVTSLIDHLMIDGKRGTATKILYAAFDEIKNETGNDPVEVFQQAMENVMPVLEVKARRVGGSNYQVPIEVRPDRRTTLGLRWIVQYARLRGEHTMVERLAREIIDASNNTGASVKKREDTHRMAEANRAFAHYRW
- the rpsL gene encoding 30S ribosomal protein S12 encodes the protein MPTINQLVRKGRKSHKGKSKSPALGYVYNTFKKEEIKTPSPQKRGVATRVGTMTPKKPNSALRKYARVRLSNLIEVTAYIPGIGHNLQEHSVVLIRGGRVKDLPGVRYHIIRGTLDTAGVEGRMQSRSKYGAKKPKDKK
- a CDS encoding prepilin peptidase — translated: MLFLSFLFGASVASFITSCCYRLGNNHSLTIPQRSYCDNCHSILLWWHLIPIFSFIILHGQCYFCVVCKIKLEKVKSHL
- a CDS encoding IS30 family transposase, which encodes MTYKHLTTRELTLIADFWYQGTKAYRAAKLLQRSQETIYRVYRFLNDGKTIDQYLQTYQRHKRRCGRKQTQLPTIEVNYIHAQIKAGWTPDTIIGRHEHPISCSMRTLYRMFARNQYGFSVKQLPMKGKRHPNGYVEHRGKAGQLGRSIYQRYRDFPHYQHEFGHFEADTVQGKAHRGAVMTLVERQSKVMIVLNIHHKTDEAVNCQLDQWLAKLPRHFVKSITFDNGKEFAGWREIANKYDLHTYFAEVGAPNQRGLNENNNGLLRRDGLSKKLDFRDLPDELVTQLMHRRNNIPRKSLNYRTPLEVFLSHVTEEQLSPFF
- a CDS encoding prepilin peptidase produces the protein MPVIEFLSGIAFTTFLIYEPIHDLIILLFFTSLIFLTSTDFFSHVIYSYSLLGLFPIALLSIPQNYFYNLIFACILVVSLLLFATFTKTLGIGDIEFLFVTCLIWGWYQTLLIIQWSSLIMLFIFVFTRKKKLPFIPALSLVTILCLFIQGC